The Halichoerus grypus chromosome 15, mHalGry1.hap1.1, whole genome shotgun sequence genome includes a window with the following:
- the CDH11 gene encoding cadherin-11, producing the protein MKEHYCLQAALVCLGVLCHSQAFSTERRNHLRPSFHGHHEKGKEGQVLQRSKRGWVWNQFFVIEEYTGPDPVLVGRLHSDIDSGDGNIKYILSGEGAGTIFVIDDKSGNIHATKTLDREERAQYTLMAQAVDRDTNRPLEPPSEFIVKVQDINDNPPEFLHETYHANVPERSNVGTSVIQVTASDADDPTYGNSAKLVYSILEGQPYFSVEAQTGIIRTALPNMDREAKEEYHVVIQAKDMGGHMGGLSGTTKVTITLTDVNDNPPKFPQSVYQMSVSEAAVPGEEVGRVKAKDPDIGENGLVTYNIVDGDGMDLFEITTDYETQEGVVKLKKPVDFETKRAYSLKVEAANVHIDPKFISNGPFKDTVTVKIAVEDTDEPPMFLAPSYIHEVQENAAAGTVVGRVHAKDPDAANSPIRYSIDRHTDLDRFFTINPEDGFIKTTKPLDREETAWLNISVFAAEIHNRHQEAKVPVAIRVLDVNDNAPKFAAPYEGFICESDQTKPLSNQPIVTISADDKDDTANGPRFIFSLPPEIIHNPNFTVRDNRDNTAGVYARRGGFSRQKQDLYLLPIVISDGGIPPMSSTNTLTIKVCGCDVHGALLSCNAEAYILNAGLSTGALIAILACIVILLVIVVLFVTLRRQKKEPLIVFEEEDVRENIITYDDEGGGEEDTEAFDIATLQNPDGINGFIPRKDIKPEYQYMPRPGLRPAPNSVDVDDFINTRIQEADNDPTAPPYDSIQIYGYEGRGSVAGSLSSLESATTDSDLDYDYLQNWGPRFKKLADLYGSKDTFDDDS; encoded by the exons TACTGTTTACAAGCCGCCCTGGTGTGCCTGGGTGTGCTATGCCACAGTCAGGCCTTCTCCACCGAGCGGCGGAACCACCTGCGACCCTCGTTCCACGGGCACCACGAGAAGGGCAAGGAGGGGCAGGTGCTGCAGCGCTCCAAGAGAGGCTGGGTCTGGAACCAGTTCTTCGTGATAGAGGAGTACACTGGGCCGGACCCCGTGCTCGTGGGCAGG CTTCATTCCGATATTGACTCTGGTGATGGGAACATTAAATACATTCTCTCAGGTGAAGGAGCCGGAACCATTTTTGTGATTGATGACAAGTCAGGGAACATTCATGCCACCAAGACATTGGACCGAGAGGAGAGAGCCCAGTACACGCTCATGGCACAGGCGGTGGACAGGGACACCAACCGGCCGCTGGAGCCGCCATCGGAGTTCATTGTCAAGGTCCAGGACATTAATGACAACCCTCCTGAGTTCCTGCATGAGACCTACCATGCGAACGTGCCCGAGAGGTCCAACGTGG GGACATCGGTCATCCAGGTGACCGCTTCAGATGCCGATGATCCTACCTATGGAAACAGCGCCAAGTTAGTATACAGCATCCTGGAAGGACAGCCCTACTTTTCAGTAGAAGCACAGACAG GTATCATCAGAACAGCCCTTCCCAACATGGACAGGGAAGCCAAGGAGGAGTACCACGTGGTGATCCAGGCCAAGGACATGGGTGGACACATGGGTGGACTCTCAGGGACAACCAAAGTGACGATCACACTGACCGATGTCAATGACAATCCACCAAAGTTTCCGCAGA GCGTATACCAGATGTCTGTGTCAGAAGCAGCTGTCCCCGGGGAGGAAGTAGGAAGAGtaaaggcaaaagacccagacaTTGGAGAAAATGGCTTAGTCACATACAATATTGTTGATGGAGATGGTATGGACTTGTTTGAGATCACGACGGACTATGAGACACAGGAAGGCGTGGTCAAACTGAAAAAG CCCGTAGATTTTGAAACCAAAAGAGCATACAGCTTGAAGGTAGAAGCAGCCAACGTGCACATCGACCCAAAGTTCATCAGCAACGGGCCTTTCAAGGACACCGTGACAGTGAAGATCGCAGTGGAAGACACTGACGAGCCCCCCATGTTCTTGGCCCCAAGTTACATCCATGAAGTCCAGGAAAATGCAGCTGCAGGCACGGTGGTTGGGAGAGTGCATGCCAAAGACCCAGATGCTGCCAACAGCCCCATAAG GTATTCCATCGATCGTCATACTGACCTCGACAGGTTTTTCACTATTAATCCAGAGGACGGTTTTATTAAAACCACAAAACCTTTGGACAGAGAGGAAACTGCCTGGCTCAACATATCCGTTTTTGCAGCAGAAATCC ACAACCGGCATCAGGAAGCCAAAGTCCCAGTGGCCATTAGGGTCCTTGACGTCAATGATAATGCTCCCAAATTCGCCGCCCCTTATGAAGGCTTCATCTGTGAGAGTGATCAGACCAAGCCACTTTCTAACCAG CCAATTGTTACAATTAGTGCAGATGACAAGGATGACACAGCCAATGGACCAAGATTTATCTTCAGTCTACCCCCTGAAATCATTCACAATCCAAATTTCACAGTCAGAGACAACAGAG ATAACACCGCAGGGGTGTACGCCCGGCGTGGAGGCTTCAGTCGGCAGAAGCAGGATCTGTACCTCCTGCCCATCGTGATCAGCGATGGTGGAATCCCGCCCATGAGTAGCACCAACACCCTCACCATCAAGGTGTGTGGGTGCGATGTGCACGGTGCACTGCTCTCCTGCAATGCCGAGGCCTACATCCTGAACGCCGGCCTGAGCACGGGGGCGCTGATTGCCATCCTTGCCTGCATCGTCATTCTCCTGG TCATCGTAGTGTTGTTTGTGACCCTgagaaggcaaaagaaagaaccacTGATCGTCTTTGAGGAAGAAGATGTCCGTGAGAACATCATTACCTATGATGacgaagggggtggggaagaagataCAGAAGCCTTTGATATCGCCACCCTCCAGAATCCAGACGGGATCAATGGATTTATCCCTCGCAAAGACATAAAACCCGAGTATCAGTACATGCCTAGACCTGGGCTCCGGCCAGCACCCAACAGTGTGGACGTCGATGACTTCATCAACACGAGAATACAGGAGGCAGATAATGACCCAACTGCCCCTCCTTATGATTCCATCCAAATCTACGGTTATGAAGGCAGGGGCTCGGTGGCTGGGTCCCTGAGCTCCCTAGAGTCTGCCACCACAGATTCAGACTTGGACTATGACTACCTACAGAACTGGGGACCTCGTTTTAAGAAACTAGCAGACTTGTACGGTTCCAAAGACACTTTTGATGACGACTCTTAA